The DNA segment AATCACCAAACAACATCCCGAAATTGACTATATTAGATTTTTTCCACTTGTTGATGTCACGGTAGTGTTTCTTGATAGAATCTTTGAAAATTTCTAAGTAAGTTTCATCCTTCTTGCATATCTCTTTCACCAGAAGAGCATAGTAAATTTGATACAAGGGTTGTGTACAGCAATGGAACACCACCGTAAATGAAAGAAGATCCtgcaagaaaaacaaaaaaaaggccaataaataaaaattgtataTACACACAATATTCAAGCTTTACGCTTCTTATCACCTTGTTCTCTTGCAGGTTGAGATTCAAGAGCCTCTGAGCCCCTTGACATGGATCGTGTGTCGACATCACCAAATTTCGAATGCTCAGCCCAAGACTTCGCGAAGTTCCATCATCCTCTGAAGCAGCCATTTTCTTGGcgcaaagaaaaagaaattgaaTTACAAATAGCTTGATTTTGggt comes from the Henckelia pumila isolate YLH828 chromosome 1, ASM3356847v2, whole genome shotgun sequence genome and includes:
- the LOC140874772 gene encoding pre-mRNA-splicing factor CWC22-like; the encoded protein is MSTHDPCQGAQRLLNLNLQENKDLLSFTVVFHCCTQPLYQIYYALLVKEICKKDETYLEIFKDSIKKHYRDINKWKKSNIVNFGMLFGDLMCMNVLGRWEMLSLIGQDKGSSVFIKTLKEKLYMEFGLQTVREKLREIGIEVEDY